Proteins from a single region of Chryseomicrobium sp. FSL W7-1435:
- the rpsP gene encoding 30S ribosomal protein S16: MAVKIRLKRMGAKKSPFYRIVVADSRSPRDGRQIETVGTYNPLTKPAEVKINEELALKWLQDGAKPSDTVRNLFSEQGIMEKFHNAKLSK; encoded by the coding sequence ATGGCAGTAAAAATTCGTTTAAAACGTATGGGAGCTAAAAAGTCTCCTTTCTATCGTATTGTAGTAGCTGATTCACGTTCACCACGTGACGGCCGTCAAATCGAAACAGTAGGTACTTACAACCCACTAACAAAACCAGCTGAAGTAAAAATCAATGAAGAACTTGCATTGAAATGGCTTCAAGATGGAGCAAAACCATCTGATACAGTACGTAACTTGTTCTCAGAACAAGGTATCATGGAAAAATTCCATAACGCAAAATTATCTAAATAA
- the ftsY gene encoding signal recognition particle-docking protein FtsY: protein MSFFKKLKEKMSGTPEEQVEKQSITDKFKGGLTKTRDQFTSKVNDLVAQYRKVDEDFFEELEELLLQADVGFETVMELMDKLRFEVKRKNIKETAGIQSVIAEKLVEIYENGEQELSEVTLPETGLGIILVVGVNGVGKTTTIGKLAHRYKQQGKTVMLAAGDTFRAGAIDQLQEWGNRVGVEVVKQAEGSDPAAVMYDAVRAAKSRGVDVLICDTAGRLQNKVNLMNELEKIHRVISREIPEAPHEVLLALDATTGQNALIQAQTFKEVTDVSGIVLTKLDGTAKGGIVLAIRNKLGIPVKFVGLGEKIDDLQPFDADKYVYGLFADGLELEETSSQYEDK, encoded by the coding sequence ATGAGCTTTTTCAAGAAATTAAAAGAAAAAATGTCAGGGACACCTGAAGAACAAGTAGAAAAACAAAGCATCACTGATAAATTTAAAGGTGGACTCACAAAAACACGTGATCAGTTTACATCCAAAGTAAATGACCTCGTTGCTCAGTACCGCAAAGTGGATGAAGATTTTTTTGAAGAGCTAGAAGAATTGCTGCTGCAAGCAGACGTCGGTTTTGAAACGGTAATGGAACTGATGGACAAACTGCGCTTTGAAGTGAAACGTAAGAACATCAAAGAAACCGCGGGAATTCAATCTGTTATTGCTGAAAAACTTGTTGAGATTTATGAAAATGGTGAACAGGAACTTTCTGAAGTCACACTACCAGAAACCGGTTTAGGCATTATCTTAGTTGTTGGAGTAAATGGTGTAGGGAAGACAACGACGATTGGTAAGCTTGCTCACCGCTATAAGCAACAGGGGAAAACTGTCATGTTAGCCGCTGGGGATACTTTCCGTGCCGGAGCTATCGACCAATTACAAGAGTGGGGCAACCGTGTAGGTGTTGAAGTCGTTAAACAAGCAGAAGGCTCAGATCCGGCTGCCGTAATGTATGACGCAGTTCGTGCAGCGAAGAGCAGAGGGGTTGACGTGTTAATTTGTGACACCGCTGGTCGATTGCAGAACAAAGTCAATCTTATGAATGAACTTGAGAAAATTCATCGGGTCATCTCTCGTGAAATTCCAGAAGCGCCACACGAGGTATTATTAGCTCTGGATGCAACGACAGGACAAAACGCTTTGATTCAAGCGCAAACATTCAAGGAAGTGACAGACGTTTCAGGAATTGTCTTAACTAAACTTGATGGCACTGCCAAAGGTGGTATTGTGTTAGCCATCCGCAACAAACTTGGTATTCCAGTAAAGTTTGTAGGGCTTGGTGAAAAAATCGATGACTTGCAACCGTTTGATGCTGATAAATATGTCTATGGTCTTTTTGCGGATGGATTAGAGCTAGAAGAAACGTCTTCCCAATATGAAGACAAGTAA
- the ylqF gene encoding ribosome biogenesis GTPase YlqF, translating into MTIQWFPGHMAKARREVTENLKLVDIVFELVDARLPVSSRNPMLEQIVHQKIKLMILTKADMADEKQTAKWIAYFAEQGIQAVAIDSFEGKDLQRVLKETRILLKPKFDRMKSRGMKPRAIRAMILGIPNVGKSTLINRFAKKNIARTGNTPGVTKSQQWIKFEKELELLDTPGILWPKFEDQQIGFKLALSGAIKDAVLRMEDLAVYALRFLEKHYPERLQERYQLTTVGDDLEAVFTHIGQLRKTFSAGGEIDYDAVAELIVRDVRNEHLGRLTFDIVEEQEEADTSL; encoded by the coding sequence ATGACGATTCAATGGTTTCCCGGGCATATGGCAAAAGCCCGTCGGGAAGTAACAGAAAACTTAAAACTTGTCGATATCGTATTTGAACTGGTGGATGCTCGTTTGCCAGTTTCGTCAAGAAATCCAATGCTTGAACAGATTGTCCATCAAAAAATTAAATTAATGATTTTAACAAAAGCCGATATGGCAGATGAAAAGCAAACCGCCAAATGGATTGCTTATTTTGCGGAGCAAGGTATTCAAGCGGTAGCCATTGATTCATTTGAAGGAAAAGATCTGCAGCGAGTTTTAAAAGAAACTCGAATTTTACTCAAACCAAAATTTGATCGTATGAAATCCCGAGGGATGAAACCTCGTGCTATCCGTGCCATGATCTTAGGCATTCCCAATGTGGGAAAATCAACGCTCATCAACCGCTTTGCAAAAAAGAACATTGCTAGAACTGGAAACACTCCAGGTGTCACGAAATCGCAGCAATGGATTAAGTTTGAAAAAGAACTAGAATTGTTGGATACACCCGGTATTTTATGGCCAAAGTTTGAAGATCAACAGATTGGTTTCAAATTAGCCCTCTCAGGAGCCATTAAAGACGCTGTGTTGCGCATGGAGGACTTAGCTGTATATGCACTTCGTTTTTTAGAGAAACACTATCCAGAGCGCTTACAAGAAAGATATCAGCTAACTACAGTTGGTGACGATCTAGAAGCAGTCTTTACTCACATTGGCCAATTACGCAAAACTTTTTCAGCTGGTGGGGAAATTGATTACGATGCCGTTGCTGAATTAATTGTCCGTGATGTGCGAAATGAACATTTAGGAAGACTTACTTTTGATATTGTCGAAGAACAAGAAGAAGCTGACACATCCCTATAA
- the rimM gene encoding ribosome maturation factor RimM (Essential for efficient processing of 16S rRNA) yields the protein MTEWLNVGKIVNTHGIRGEVRVMSSTDFPEQRFKKGSKLALFKGEQLVQQVKVTNHRTHKNFDLLTFEGFPTINDVEPFRDHLLKVEKTDLNELEENAFYFHEIIGCDVFSTTGEEIGRVTEILPTGANDVWEVTPTKGKKHYIPYIEQVVKSVDPSEKKIVIEVMEGLLSE from the coding sequence ATGACGGAATGGTTAAATGTCGGAAAGATTGTGAACACGCACGGAATTCGTGGAGAAGTTCGGGTAATGTCCTCAACGGATTTTCCAGAGCAGCGCTTTAAAAAAGGGAGCAAACTAGCACTTTTCAAGGGAGAGCAATTAGTCCAACAAGTTAAGGTGACAAATCATCGTACGCACAAGAACTTTGATCTGCTTACGTTTGAGGGGTTCCCTACAATTAATGATGTAGAACCTTTTAGAGACCATCTCTTGAAAGTCGAAAAAACTGACTTGAATGAGCTCGAAGAAAATGCTTTTTATTTTCATGAAATCATTGGTTGTGATGTATTCTCGACCACGGGTGAAGAAATTGGTCGCGTAACCGAAATCTTACCAACTGGAGCAAACGATGTATGGGAAGTGACACCGACTAAAGGGAAAAAACACTATATTCCTTACATCGAGCAAGTTGTTAAATCTGTCGACCCTAGTGAAAAGAAAATTGTCATTGAGGTCATGGAAGGTTTACTTAGCGAATGA
- a CDS encoding ribonuclease HII encodes MESIKMIKEKLRSLPVDKDWLKELRTDERLGVQKLLASFDRNNLKQQQKWTDYKARHDFDYSFGSGIVAGVDEAGRGPLAGPVVTAAVILPENTEMLSDVNDSKQLKKETRSQLAALIRQHAVSYSVHIQPRQQIDQFNIYEATKQSMVMALEGLAIKPDIILSDAMPLPVEQPCHALIKGDARSLSIAAASILAKTVRDAYMEELALQYPGYGFEQHAGYGTPAHLKAIEALGICSEHRRSFEPIKSLVNFI; translated from the coding sequence GTGGAATCCATAAAAATGATTAAAGAAAAACTTCGCTCGTTGCCAGTCGACAAGGATTGGCTTAAAGAATTACGGACAGATGAGCGTCTAGGTGTTCAAAAGCTGCTTGCCTCATTTGATCGTAACAACTTGAAACAGCAACAAAAATGGACAGATTACAAAGCTCGACACGACTTTGATTATTCGTTCGGTTCCGGAATAGTCGCTGGTGTGGATGAAGCAGGGCGGGGTCCTTTAGCAGGGCCAGTTGTCACAGCTGCGGTCATATTACCCGAAAACACAGAAATGCTTTCCGATGTGAACGATTCAAAACAACTAAAAAAAGAGACTAGAAGTCAGCTGGCCGCATTAATTCGGCAACATGCTGTCAGTTACTCGGTACATATTCAACCTCGCCAACAAATCGATCAATTCAATATTTATGAGGCCACTAAACAATCAATGGTGATGGCTTTAGAAGGTTTGGCTATAAAGCCTGACATCATTTTGTCAGATGCGATGCCGCTTCCTGTCGAGCAGCCCTGCCATGCTCTTATCAAAGGAGATGCCAGAAGTTTATCCATTGCGGCAGCCTCTATACTTGCCAAAACTGTTCGAGATGCCTACATGGAAGAACTAGCTTTACAGTACCCGGGCTATGGGTTTGAGCAACATGCGGGATACGGCACTCCTGCTCATTTAAAGGCAATTGAAGCTTTAGGTATTTGCTCAGAACATAGAAGAAGTTTTGAACCCATCAAGTCACTTGTCAATTTTATTTGA
- the lepB gene encoding signal peptidase I → METTKKKNEVWEWAKAILIAFSIAAIIRFFLFTPIVVDGESMMPTLRDGDRMVVNKIGYDIGTPERFEIVVFHAPEQKNYIKRIIGLPGDSIAYEDDQLYINGEAVDEPYLDEYKEEISEGTLTEDFTLEERTNLTEIPEGYFFVMGDNRRYSKDSRIIGLVPEDEIIGTTSLIFWPLQDFSIVK, encoded by the coding sequence ATGGAAACAACAAAAAAGAAAAATGAAGTGTGGGAATGGGCAAAAGCAATTTTAATCGCATTTAGTATAGCCGCAATTATTCGGTTCTTTTTATTTACACCAATTGTGGTAGATGGGGAGTCCATGATGCCTACACTACGTGACGGTGACCGGATGGTAGTTAACAAAATTGGTTATGATATAGGAACTCCAGAACGCTTTGAGATTGTGGTATTCCATGCACCTGAACAAAAAAATTATATCAAACGTATTATCGGCCTGCCTGGTGACTCGATTGCTTATGAAGATGATCAATTGTACATCAACGGGGAAGCGGTCGATGAACCTTATCTAGATGAATATAAAGAAGAAATTTCTGAAGGTACTTTAACAGAAGATTTTACTTTAGAAGAGAGAACCAATTTAACAGAAATTCCTGAAGGCTATTTTTTTGTCATGGGAGACAACCGCCGCTATTCAAAAGATAGTCGTATTATTGGTTTAGTTCCAGAGGATGAAATTATCGGTACAACGAGTTTGATTTTTTGGCCGCTTCAGGATTTTAGTATTGTAAAGTAG
- a CDS encoding putative DNA-binding protein: MIEKTTRINFLFDFYQSLLTDKQRSYMELYYLDDLSLGEIAEEYEISRQAVYDNIRRTEMMLEEYETKLNLFEKFAQRQQLIEQLEQAIQTEQPKTQSIDLIEQLKGVE; encoded by the coding sequence ATGATTGAAAAAACGACACGTATCAACTTCCTTTTTGACTTTTATCAATCACTTTTAACCGATAAACAGCGCTCATATATGGAACTTTACTATTTAGATGACCTCTCCCTTGGAGAAATTGCCGAAGAATATGAAATTTCGCGGCAAGCCGTCTACGACAATATTCGCCGAACTGAAATGATGCTTGAAGAATATGAAACAAAATTGAATCTCTTCGAAAAATTTGCCCAGCGTCAACAGCTGATCGAGCAACTCGAGCAAGCTATTCAAACTGAGCAACCCAAGACTCAATCGATTGATTTAATTGAACAATTAAAAGGCGTCGAATAG
- the trmD gene encoding tRNA (guanosine(37)-N1)-methyltransferase TrmD has translation MKIQVLSLFPEMFDGVFGSSILKKAQESGRAQLEVINFRDYSESKHKQVDDYPYGGGAGMVLKPEPLFAAVEALKLETQKPPRILLMCPQGERFSQKKAEELAGEEALMIICGHYEGYDERIREHLVTDEISIGDFVLTGGELAAMTVVDSVVRLLPDVLGKQASHEQDSFSTGLLEHPHYTRPAEFKGMKVPDVLLSGNHANIEQWRRRESLKRTFERRPDLLETAELSKEDKEYIESLKKN, from the coding sequence ATGAAGATTCAAGTCTTGTCTTTGTTTCCAGAAATGTTTGATGGAGTGTTCGGCTCCTCTATTTTAAAAAAAGCACAAGAATCTGGCAGAGCGCAATTAGAAGTCATTAATTTCCGTGATTACTCTGAGTCAAAACATAAACAAGTAGATGATTACCCTTATGGGGGTGGTGCTGGTATGGTCTTAAAACCAGAACCACTCTTTGCGGCTGTTGAAGCTTTAAAACTCGAAACCCAAAAACCACCTCGTATTCTCTTGATGTGTCCTCAAGGAGAACGCTTCTCTCAAAAGAAAGCGGAAGAGTTAGCAGGTGAAGAGGCTTTGATGATCATTTGTGGCCATTATGAAGGCTATGATGAACGCATTCGAGAGCATCTTGTGACCGATGAGATCTCTATAGGGGATTTTGTATTAACGGGTGGAGAACTTGCAGCTATGACCGTTGTGGACAGCGTGGTGCGTCTTTTGCCAGACGTGTTAGGGAAACAAGCTTCACATGAGCAGGATTCCTTCTCGACAGGGCTTTTAGAACATCCGCATTACACAAGGCCAGCTGAGTTTAAAGGGATGAAAGTGCCTGATGTGTTGCTGTCAGGAAACCATGCCAATATTGAACAATGGAGACGCAGAGAGTCCTTAAAAAGAACATTCGAGCGTAGACCAGACCTGCTTGAAACTGCAGAGTTATCCAAAGAAGATAAAGAGTATATTGAATCATTGAAAAAGAACTGA
- the rplS gene encoding 50S ribosomal protein L19: protein MQNIISAVTKDQLRSDLPSFRPGDTVRVHVKVVEGTRERLQVFEGVVIKRRGGGISETFTVRKISSGVGVERTFPVHTPKIARLEVIRRGKVRRAKLYYLRNLRGKAARIKELR from the coding sequence ATGCAAAACATTATTTCAGCGGTTACTAAAGATCAACTTCGTTCTGACCTACCATCGTTCCGTCCTGGAGACACTGTACGTGTACACGTTAAAGTTGTCGAGGGTACTCGTGAGCGTTTACAGGTATTCGAAGGTGTTGTCATCAAACGTCGTGGCGGCGGTATCAGCGAAACTTTCACAGTTCGCAAAATTTCTTCTGGTGTTGGCGTAGAGCGTACATTCCCTGTACACACACCAAAGATTGCGCGTCTTGAAGTTATTCGTCGTGGTAAAGTACGTCGTGCGAAATTGTACTACCTACGTAACCTACGTGGTAAAGCAGCTCGTATTAAAGAACTTCGCTAA
- a CDS encoding KH domain-containing protein: MKRLIETIVTPLVDHPESIEVHEQISGNRVVYKLSVHPEDMGKVIGKQGRVAKAIRTIVYSAASSHQSKRVFVDILD, from the coding sequence ATGAAGCGGCTGATTGAAACGATCGTTACACCACTTGTTGATCATCCGGAGTCTATTGAGGTCCATGAACAGATTTCAGGTAACCGGGTTGTCTATAAGCTTTCTGTACATCCAGAAGATATGGGGAAAGTAATTGGGAAACAAGGACGCGTCGCTAAAGCGATTCGTACAATTGTCTATTCAGCAGCAAGCAGTCACCAATCAAAACGTGTTTTTGTCGATATTTTAGATTGA
- the ffh gene encoding signal recognition particle protein codes for MAFEGLAERLQVTMQKIKGKGKISEADVKEMMREVRFALIEADVNLKVVKQFIKTVSERAIGQDVMKSLTPGQQVIKIVKDELTQLMGGEQSKIAFSTRPPTVIMMVGLQGAGKTTTSGKLASVLRKKYNKKPLLVAADIYRPAAIKQLETLGKQLSLPVFSLGTEISPVEIARQAIEHAKQEHHDVVIIDTAGRLHVDSELMDELKQIRALKEPDEIFLVVDSMTGQDAVNVASNFNEAIGITGVVLTKLDGDTRGGAALSIRSVTQKPIKFVGMGEKMDALEEFHPDRMASRILGMGDVLSLIEKAQTEVDETKAKELEEKIRTQSFTFDDFIEQLQQVKKMGPLDEILKMLPGAGKIKGLENAKVDEKQMDRVEAIIYSMTPHEKSHPEAINGSRKKRIAKGSGTSIQEVNRLLKQFEDMKKMMKQMSTMQQKGKKKMNFPGMDGLFR; via the coding sequence ATGGCTTTCGAAGGTTTAGCAGAACGACTCCAAGTGACGATGCAAAAGATTAAAGGAAAAGGGAAGATTTCCGAAGCGGACGTCAAAGAAATGATGCGCGAAGTGCGCTTTGCTTTGATAGAAGCAGACGTTAACTTAAAAGTCGTCAAACAATTTATTAAAACTGTATCAGAACGTGCAATTGGCCAAGATGTAATGAAAAGTCTTACACCTGGTCAACAAGTAATTAAGATTGTTAAAGATGAGCTGACACAGCTTATGGGCGGAGAACAAAGCAAAATTGCCTTTTCTACACGTCCACCAACTGTCATTATGATGGTTGGTCTTCAAGGTGCCGGTAAAACGACAACTAGTGGGAAGTTAGCTTCTGTATTGCGTAAAAAGTACAATAAAAAGCCACTTCTGGTTGCGGCTGATATTTACCGTCCAGCGGCGATCAAACAGCTAGAGACACTTGGTAAGCAACTTTCCTTACCAGTATTTTCACTAGGCACTGAGATTTCCCCTGTAGAAATTGCACGTCAAGCAATTGAACATGCAAAACAAGAACATCATGACGTTGTAATCATCGATACAGCGGGTCGCCTTCATGTAGATTCTGAGCTCATGGATGAATTGAAACAAATTCGTGCTTTAAAAGAGCCAGACGAAATTTTCTTGGTAGTCGATTCCATGACAGGTCAAGATGCGGTCAATGTCGCATCTAACTTCAATGAAGCGATTGGCATTACGGGTGTCGTGTTAACAAAACTAGATGGTGATACTCGTGGTGGTGCTGCGTTATCTATTCGTTCAGTTACCCAAAAACCGATAAAATTTGTCGGGATGGGTGAAAAAATGGATGCTCTTGAAGAGTTCCATCCAGATCGTATGGCTTCGCGGATTCTAGGAATGGGCGATGTTCTTTCACTGATTGAAAAAGCGCAAACAGAAGTCGACGAAACAAAAGCAAAAGAATTAGAAGAGAAAATCCGCACGCAATCGTTCACGTTTGATGACTTCATAGAACAGCTGCAACAAGTGAAAAAGATGGGGCCGCTCGATGAAATCCTCAAAATGTTGCCGGGTGCTGGTAAGATTAAAGGGCTAGAAAATGCCAAAGTAGATGAAAAGCAGATGGACCGTGTAGAAGCCATTATTTATTCCATGACGCCTCACGAGAAGAGTCATCCAGAGGCGATTAATGGTAGTCGTAAAAAGCGAATTGCCAAAGGTTCAGGAACTTCTATTCAAGAAGTAAACCGTCTACTTAAGCAATTTGAAGATATGAAAAAAATGATGAAACAAATGTCTACTATGCAACAAAAGGGCAAGAAAAAGATGAATTTCCCAGGCATGGATGGGTTATTTCGATAA
- the smc gene encoding chromosome segregation protein SMC, protein MFLKRLEIVGFKSFAERIAVDFVPGVTAVVGPNGSGKSNITDAIRWVLGEQSAKSLRGTKMEDVIFAGSDSRKPLNFAEVTLVLDNNSHALQTDYEEVSVTRRVYRSGDSEYLLNRQTCRLKDITELFMDSGLGKEAFSIISQGKVDEILNSKAEDRRAIFEETAGVLKYKQRKKKAEFKLLETDDNLNRVLDILHELESRIEPLQIQASVAKDYLEFAAELKTREIGLTLHDIHEAEQSKDKLVTAIEEASSVSESTRLEREQYSEKLHASRKQLAILEQQVDDLQDEAVAVSSKLERQEGRKLVLEEKQNNRAQQVGKLQASLEVAKQEALQLSDKLQRMNEQKQKQTNQMKELKAKRSKLEQFVHTSAADLDNQLDSLKSDYIELLNEEAGLKNEQRLLHQQSEKQQLHLKRFTDEVSEIEQQLKLARATHQEATAKKHTVDTDVEKTLQHYKQQQTIFNSHTEAFEKKRQLLFEGYQQLHQLRAKRDSLAELEVEFSGYFYGVKELLKQRDQQQLEGIRGAVAEILIIPPSYVTAIDTAIGGQAQHVVMENTRTAQRAISFLKQNRLGRATFLPMDVIKERHVQSFQLQKIAEHPAFIATANTLVSCEPEYAAIRDNLLGTILVAKDLNGATELAKLINNSYRIVTLEGDVVHPGGSLTGGATKKQSSVFTRKADLENYSQLVAKLENDLARAEKSVSTAKEETAAHQLKLESLRETGENLRLEQQTIYAELASATTLVEKWQDKFDDFHLQQQEHGDDREQATKRLLEIEKLLAQLKEKSSFIQQEIHSLTELKTKSVEQKDAIQNQLGELLTELAVASERQQQVDRDVAALTESSAKASTQIQAWEDELSWYQTGHDNQTADELASEIQQLADQKVSLTEKIREQRELRAACNQQIRSTELQEEDAAARLRNVSISYEKLLVQKEQLEKNLTQYYEVLSDVYEMDYSFALANYTLPEDSERERSKIRLLKKSIEELGPINLSAIDEFEQVNERYLFLTEQRTDLLQAKETLHEAIAEMDEEMTERFSTTFYEIQKHFRSVFRKLFGGGQADLVVTDPGNMLETGIDIVAQPPGKKLQNLSLLSGGERALTAIALLFAILQTRPVPFCILDEVEAALDEANVVRYSDYLRQFSEDTQFIVITHRKGTMEGADVLYGVTMQESGVSKLVSVKLEEYV, encoded by the coding sequence ATGTTTTTAAAGAGGCTTGAAATTGTAGGCTTCAAATCATTTGCTGAACGAATCGCTGTAGACTTCGTGCCTGGAGTTACAGCGGTTGTAGGACCAAATGGTAGTGGGAAAAGTAATATAACGGATGCAATTCGTTGGGTACTTGGCGAACAATCAGCCAAATCACTGCGCGGTACCAAGATGGAAGATGTGATTTTTGCCGGCAGTGATTCCCGTAAGCCATTGAACTTTGCAGAGGTGACGTTAGTTCTCGACAACAACTCTCATGCCCTGCAAACAGACTATGAAGAAGTTAGTGTGACTCGCAGAGTTTACCGTTCGGGAGATTCCGAATATTTATTGAATCGGCAAACGTGTCGATTAAAAGATATAACAGAATTATTTATGGATTCTGGACTTGGCAAAGAAGCGTTCTCCATTATTTCTCAAGGTAAAGTGGACGAGATACTGAACAGTAAAGCTGAGGATCGTCGCGCCATTTTTGAGGAAACTGCTGGTGTACTAAAATATAAACAACGTAAGAAAAAAGCAGAGTTTAAATTGCTCGAGACGGATGATAACTTGAACAGAGTTCTGGACATTTTACATGAGCTAGAATCCAGAATTGAGCCATTGCAAATTCAAGCATCTGTAGCAAAAGATTATTTGGAATTTGCTGCGGAACTGAAAACGCGTGAAATCGGCCTGACGTTGCACGATATCCATGAAGCAGAACAATCTAAAGATAAATTGGTAACAGCTATCGAAGAGGCTTCAAGTGTGAGTGAAAGTACTCGTTTAGAACGAGAGCAATACAGTGAAAAGTTACATGCATCGAGAAAGCAATTGGCTATACTTGAGCAACAAGTTGACGATTTGCAAGACGAAGCGGTCGCTGTCTCCTCTAAACTTGAACGACAAGAAGGAAGAAAACTTGTACTCGAGGAAAAGCAAAATAATCGCGCGCAGCAAGTTGGTAAATTGCAAGCATCTTTAGAAGTGGCAAAACAAGAGGCGCTCCAACTTTCTGACAAACTGCAACGAATGAATGAACAAAAACAGAAACAAACGAATCAAATGAAAGAATTAAAAGCTAAGCGCAGCAAGCTTGAGCAATTTGTACATACCTCGGCAGCAGATCTCGACAATCAGCTAGATAGTCTGAAATCTGACTACATTGAACTATTGAATGAAGAGGCTGGGTTGAAAAATGAACAACGTCTGTTACATCAACAATCGGAAAAGCAACAACTCCATCTAAAGCGTTTTACAGACGAAGTCTCTGAAATAGAACAGCAACTGAAGCTTGCACGGGCAACTCATCAGGAAGCTACTGCTAAAAAGCACACAGTCGATACTGACGTGGAAAAAACACTTCAACACTACAAACAGCAGCAAACGATTTTTAACTCTCATACTGAGGCGTTTGAGAAAAAGCGCCAACTATTGTTTGAAGGCTATCAACAACTCCATCAGCTTCGAGCAAAACGCGATTCACTGGCAGAACTTGAAGTCGAATTTAGTGGGTATTTTTATGGGGTTAAAGAATTGCTCAAACAACGTGATCAGCAACAACTTGAAGGTATACGAGGAGCAGTTGCAGAAATTTTAATCATTCCCCCTTCCTATGTAACGGCTATTGATACCGCTATTGGTGGACAAGCGCAACATGTGGTGATGGAAAATACACGAACGGCTCAACGAGCTATCTCTTTCCTTAAACAAAATCGATTGGGACGTGCCACTTTTCTACCAATGGACGTCATTAAAGAGCGTCATGTGCAGTCTTTTCAATTACAAAAAATTGCGGAACATCCCGCATTTATTGCTACTGCCAATACGCTAGTTTCCTGTGAACCTGAGTACGCCGCTATACGCGACAATCTCTTAGGAACTATTCTCGTTGCGAAAGATTTGAACGGAGCGACCGAGTTAGCCAAGTTAATCAACAATAGCTATCGCATTGTGACACTAGAAGGCGATGTGGTGCACCCAGGTGGTTCATTGACGGGTGGAGCTACTAAGAAGCAAAGCTCGGTATTTACGCGAAAAGCAGACCTTGAAAACTATTCCCAACTTGTTGCGAAATTAGAGAATGATCTTGCAAGAGCAGAGAAGTCTGTATCAACTGCTAAAGAGGAGACTGCTGCTCATCAACTGAAGTTGGAATCTCTGCGTGAAACTGGAGAGAACTTACGTCTCGAGCAGCAAACGATTTATGCAGAGCTAGCTTCTGCAACAACATTGGTAGAGAAATGGCAAGATAAATTCGATGATTTCCATCTCCAACAACAAGAACATGGGGATGATCGTGAGCAAGCGACTAAACGCTTACTAGAGATTGAGAAGCTGCTTGCGCAGTTGAAAGAAAAATCCTCATTTATCCAACAAGAAATTCACTCATTGACCGAGTTGAAAACTAAATCAGTCGAACAAAAAGATGCGATTCAAAATCAGTTAGGTGAGTTATTGACAGAGCTAGCTGTTGCTTCTGAAAGGCAGCAACAAGTTGACCGAGATGTAGCCGCTTTAACGGAATCTTCCGCTAAAGCATCAACGCAAATTCAAGCTTGGGAAGATGAATTGTCTTGGTATCAAACTGGACATGATAACCAGACTGCAGATGAACTTGCGTCTGAGATTCAACAATTAGCTGATCAAAAAGTAAGCTTGACGGAAAAAATTCGAGAACAACGCGAGTTGCGTGCAGCTTGTAATCAACAAATCCGCTCCACAGAATTGCAAGAAGAAGATGCGGCTGCTCGCTTGCGTAATGTATCGATTTCGTATGAAAAACTACTCGTGCAAAAAGAGCAACTGGAAAAAAACTTAACTCAGTATTATGAAGTGTTATCTGATGTCTACGAAATGGACTACTCGTTTGCATTAGCGAATTACACTTTACCGGAAGATAGTGAAAGAGAGCGGTCAAAAATTCGCTTGTTAAAAAAATCAATTGAAGAATTAGGTCCAATCAATCTATCGGCAATCGATGAATTTGAACAAGTAAATGAACGCTATTTATTTTTAACCGAGCAGCGTACGGATTTACTGCAAGCAAAAGAAACGCTTCATGAAGCCATTGCAGAAATGGATGAAGAGATGACAGAAAGGTTCTCCACTACTTTTTATGAAATTCAGAAACATTTCCGCAGTGTTTTTCGTAAATTATTTGGTGGAGGGCAAGCCGATCTTGTCGTCACCGACCCAGGCAATATGTTAGAGACAGGAATTGATATCGTCGCTCAACCACCTGGGAAAAAATTGCAAAACCTTTCTCTACTTTCGGGTGGTGAACGAGCACTGACAGCTATCGCCTTATTGTTTGCTATTTTACAAACAAGACCTGTACCATTTTGTATATTGGACGAAGTAGAAGCCGCTTTAGATGAGGCCAACGTGGTGCGCTATAGTGACTATTTGCGCCAGTTCTCAGAAGACACACAATTCATCGTCATCACCCATCGAAAAGGTACGATGGAAGGTGCAGATGTATTGTACGGAGTGACGATGCAAGAATCAGGTGTGTCAAAACTCGTCTCTGTGAAGCTTGAAGAATACGTATAA